The Flavobacterium faecale genomic sequence TGAACCACAACAAATTTGGCATTCGCTAAGGCTTTTTCTACCCTGCGTACATCAGGCATGCTCACGAGAGGATTGGTACAAATGATCCAAACCGCTTTCATCTTGCCCGATTCTAATGCATCAAACATTTCGGTAGCCGTCAAGCCTGGTTTTTCAGATATGGAATCTACGCCCCAAAAATCGGCTACTTCTTGGCGGTGTTCAGGGTTTGCCAGTTCTTTGTGTACTGCCAGTAAATTGGCCATACCACCAACTTCACGACCGCCCATTGCATTGGGTTGGCCCGTGAGTGAAAAAGGTCCAGAGCCTGGTTTACCTACATGTCCCGTAATTAATGAAAGATTTAGCAAAGCAGTATTTTTATCTACACCAATGGCACTTTGGTTAAGTCCCATGGCCCACATGGAGATGAAACCTTTGGCTTTCGCAATAATTTCAGCCGCTTGTTTGATTTCGCTAATAGGAATTCCGCACAATTGAGAAGCTTTTTCTAATGAGGTTCCGACAACCATATTTTTGTAGGCTGCGTAGTTTTCGGTATGATTTATTATAAAGTCATTATCAATATATCCTTTGTCGATCAGGCATTTTGCAATGGCATGGTACAAGTAAATATCAGATCCAGGTAAAATTTGCAAATGCAAATCGGCTGTTAGGGCTGAATCTGTTTTGCGAGGATCTACGACTATAATTTTTGTTTTGGGATTTTTCTCTTTGTGTTGCTCAATTCTCCTAAAAAGAATCGGGTGGCACCAAGCAGGATTTGCACCAGTGATTAAAAACGTATCGGCTAGCTCAATATCATCATAAGAGATAGGCACAGAATCTTCGCCAAACGTTTTTTTGTATCCCACCACTGCAGAACTCATGCACAGTCGGGAGTTGGTGTCAATATTATTTGTTTTCAAAAAACCTTTGACTAGTTTGTTGACCAGATAGTATTCCTCTGTCAAACATTGACCAGAGACATAAAATCCAACACTATCGGGACCGTGTTTTTTAATGATCGAAGCAAATACAGCGGCAGCACGATCAAGTGCTTCGTCCCAATTTACTCTCTCGAGCGGGTGTGATTTGCTCCAACGCATTTCGGGATACAAAATTCGATCAGAAACATCATTAGCAACATAGTGCAAATTCATTCCTTTAGAACAAAGCATTCCTCTGTTTACTGGGTGATCTTTGTCTCCTTTTACGCTTATTCCATTATTAGAATCCTTGGTGACAATTATTCCACATCCTACACCACAATAGGAACAGGTTGTTTTTATTTCTGAATTTTGCATTGCTGATTTACTTTGTTGTTACTAAAACGTAGTCTTATCTATTTTGATGTTGTAAAAATACGTATTTTTACGTATAAATACGTAGTTCTATGTCTTTTTTTTCTATTTTTACTAAAAATTATGAATTCCTAGTACGTAGCATGATTTATTGAGGTAATGACAAATACTATGGCTAAACTGAAGAAATGTATTGATTTTTGAACCATGAGCAACTGCTGCAATGATATAGAAACCTATTTTTTACTATTCGAATATTCTAAAACCTGCCAAAAAGCAAGGTTTTTAATGTAATAAATAGGGTACGGTTTAACAATAGAAAAGTATATTTAGGTAACAAACGAGATAACACTAATTGAGTAGAAGGCTATTCAAAAAAACAACAACATGAACAATATTATTTTTGACTTTATAGGCGGAAAAACAGGAGATTGGAAGGTGCTAAAGACAACCACATTGGCAGGAGATTCCTTGCCGAAAGTGACACATATCGATAAGATTCAGAGTTCGTTACTGAATCGATTTGAAGGGTTGTGGTCATTAAAAGGTACCATTAGTAATTTGCGTTATACCCAAAAAGAAGAGAAAGTACAACTCGAAGCCAAGCAGCCTGATCTTGGTCGAAAAAAAGCAACTTATGCCGCTTTGATTCCGATTAAAAAAAGTGAAGCATGGTGGAGTCTAGCCCAAGACGAGCGAAGAGACGTCATGGAAAAACAATCTAAGCACATGCATCATGGTATGAAATACTTACCAGCCATTGCCCGTCAGCTCTTTCATTCGAGAGATATAAATGAGCCTTTTGATTTTTTGACTTGGTTCGAATTTGCTCCCGAGGACGAACCTGCATTCAATGAATTGCTAGGAATTATGCGTAAATCTGAAGAATGGAAATACGTAGAAAGAGAGATTGATATTCGAATGGTAAGAGTATAATGTCTAGTCACGACTTTCCTTATTTTCGAACAGCATAACTTTCGAACTAAGTAGTCTTTTTTAAATTTCGAATAACAAAAAATAGCCCAATAATAATAAACGGAATACTTAGTAATTGCCCCATATTTAATGACATACCTTCTTCAAAATCGGATTGATTGATTTTTAAGAATTCGATTAAAATACGCATGATAAAGATCAAAGTGACCGATAGTCCAAAATAAAAGCCATTCCCCATTTGAAATTTGTCGCTTTTATAGATCGAAAACACTACTATAAAAATGATGAAGTAGGTGACAGCCTCGTACAATTGAGTTGGATGTCTAGGTATTGAATCTATTTGTTTAAAAACGAAAGCCCACGGCATCGTTGTTGGATTTCCAATCATTTCTGAGTTCATTAAATTGGCCAATCGAATAAAAGTAGCGCCCAATGGAGCGACGATAGCAATAAGATCCAGAATAGTCAGGTATTTAATTTTGAATTTTTTGGAGTACAAATAAAGGGAGAAAATCAATCCTACGGTACCGCCATGACTGGCTAAACCTGCATATCCTATGAAGTGGTAAGTTCCGCTACTGTTCTTCTGAATCGGTAAAACGATTTCTATAAGGTGTTGCGAAAAGTAATCAAAGTCATAAAAAAGGCAATGCCCTAATCGTGCTCCCACAAAAATCCCAACAATTCCGTATAAGAATAATGATTCGTGAGCGTCTTTGTCTAGATTTTCATCTTTAAAAATGCCTTTCAGGATAAACATGCACAAAACCAGTCCGGTTGCAAATAAGAGTCCGTAGTATTTTAATGGGAAGCCATAAATATTTACAATCTCCGAATTTATATCCCAGTTTACGTATAATGATGTCATTTCTGTTTTCTTTTTTAGCGCATCCAAAAGTAGCCAAAATCTTTGAGCCAATGAAAAATTTTAGACGGTAAGAATGTAAAGGCTCCGTTAAGGTTCTCTTTCTAATGACTAAGGGAATTAGAATAGCAATTTTTCTTGAGAGAACTATCGATTTAAATGTTCTCTATTGAATGAAACAAGTTCAAAGGAGCATCGTTTATTCGAAAATTTAAAAATAGATTTTAAAGGTTTGATCCGTTTTTTAAAATAGATGCCATTATACTCTATCTATTCGTTAAATAAGCAATGCTGTTTCAAAGTTTCAATATCTTTTTCAAAATCCAATGCAATTTGGGCTCTTTGGAGTGCTTCGGCTGAGTTTCGCATCGCTGCTTCCTTGATATCTGTTTGATTAATGGTGTGTAGTGCGGTGAATGTTTTTTGCAATCGCAACATCAATTCGATCGTACCGGCACCATCTCGTGCGATAGGTCTAAAAGCATCTTCAAAAAAGTCATCCATTGCAATTTTTGGTACTTCAATACGGTCGTAAACTGTTTTTTCAATATGACTATTTTTGTTTGACTTATTCCATAAAAAGAACAATCGTTCATGGCAACCCACAATTTGAATAGCCGTGCCGGGATCGTTAATTCCGGGTGACAAGGCTCTACTAGCAATTTCAGATAGGGCTATCAAACCAAATCTTGGATCATGATTATAAAGTCTTGTGCTACCTATCTGCAGGGTTTCAGCAATTTTTTGAGTAATAGGAGCGCTAAGTGGATTCTGCGATGATTGGATCCATGCAATCGTAGAATGTTTATTCACAAAAGCACCTGGAAGGCAGTTTATTCTAATTTTTAATTCGTGTTCTACTGCGATTTTTTGAAGCGCATCCAAATCAATTTTCTGAACATATCCAATATCCTGCGCAAGAATACTTTGACCATTTGGGAACTCGCCAATAATAGGCATCGCCTTTAGAGTAGGATGTTGTATGTACGCTTCTAGTGATTGGGTGGCAACGTTTTCAACTTGAGAGATAGTGTTCTCCAATCGACCTAAGCGAGAAATCTTGTCCACCCAATGCAAGAACGTCAGGATCACCACGGTAAAAAATAAGATGGTAACAACAAACAATACAAAGCGTCCTGTTTTGCCATAATACCCGTTGTTTAGTGCAATTGTAGCCACAATACTAAAGATGAAGGCACCAATAAATACAGCTAAAGCATTCAGGGAAACATCATCTGTAACGATAATCTTAAAGGATCTGGGAGTAGCATTATTACTTGCGGAGGTAAAAGCAGAAACCATGGAACCAACTGCGAATATTGAAATCACCAACATGGTATTGGCGATGGTGTCTAAAAGTCCTTCAATCGAATCTGCTTTGATATCAGGAACAAGTTCACTGAATCCAAAACCATCTGCCAAACGTGCAAATAGCGCTGCTGCAACAGAGAATAAGCAAAATAACAAGGGCTTAAACCATAATTTATGACTAAAAACCCTATAGTATTTAAGGATTATCTGATTCATATTTTTTGTTTTATTTTTATAAATGATGCTCGATCATTTCATGTGATTTGTAAAAATAGGTTTTTAAAAATAGTGACAAACTATTATAAGGAATGAAATTGCAGAAAAATGACATGAAATTGTAATGATAGTGGTGATTATTGAATCGAAAGGTAAGCACGTTCAAAATCGAATGTGTGCAGCTAAATATTCGAAAGAGTTCTAGTAAATTGATTATCGAAGGATTTAAAAACGGATTTAAAAGTGTTATAATTTAATGTTGATTTGTAATAAAATGCAGTTGGTTTCTATTTATAATTTAAATCAGCTATTTTTATAAAAAAAAATACAAATTGTAATGAACATCAAAACATTAATCCTCATTATCATTAATAGTTTGATCGCGTTGGTGATTGCGCTTTTGGCTATTTCGTCGTACAATGAGTTTTCGACTGTTTTGAATGATCGTGTTTTGTTGCAGCTCAATTCAATCAAGACACTCAAGAAAAATCAAATTGAGCACCTTTTGCAATCAGAATGGGAGCGGTTTGAAAGTACTAAATCAAGTTATAAAACAGATGAAGCTAAGCTACTGAAACTGCCGGACAGTATTAAAAACAGGAACGGAATCCATGATTTTACAGCTTACAATCCAACTAAAACTACAACCTTAGGGTTTGTCTCATCATCCGAAAATGGGACGGTTGTCAAAATTTTAGATTATAATAAAATAAAAACTATTTTGCTCGAGCGCACCGGAATGGGGAATAGTGGTGAGTCCTACCTCGTGGGCCAAGATTTTCGACTGCGCTCTCAATCTCGTTTTTATCCAAACAAAACTCCTTATGGCATAAGGGCAAAAACAAAAGGAGTTGTAAAAGCTTTTAGGGATGTAAACGGTCGTGGCATTTTTGAAGATTACAGAGGCGTTGAGGTGTATAGTGTGTACAGTCTTATCAAAATTTCAGATTTAAAATTGGTTATTCTATCTGAAATTGATGTCGATGAGGTCACAATGCCTTTGGATAAATTGAAAGAAAGACTCGTAGGACTAACTCTTGTCATCTTTTTATTGGCTGTAATGTTGTCTCTTTTTCTAACAAGATTTATAACCAATCCCATTAAGAACATGCAAAAAAGCCTGAAAATTATGGCTGAAGGAGATTATAATCAAACCAATGAGTTTATAAAAAATTCGAAAGAAATAAAGGAAATGTTTGATGCTTTGGCCAATTTAAAGGCGTCTTTGCAAGGTGCCGTGCAATTTTCAGATGCTATTGGAAAGATGAATTTAAATACCAATTATACTCCTAAAAGTTCTAATGATCTTTTGGGGAAAAGCTTGGTAGCGATGAGAGACAAGCTAATTGAATTCCGAAATAACGAAGAAAATACTAGAATACTATCTAAACGAATGTTGGTTAATGGCATGGAGAATGAAAGGCGTCGTTTATCGCGAGAGCTTCACGATGGCGTAGGACCGTATTTGACCTCGCTGAAACATTATATCGAAAATAGGGTAGTGGACGAATCGAAAAAAACAGAGATGAAAAAGATAGTTGATGACACCATTTCAGAAATACGGTTGATGTCAAACGCCCTAATGCCAGCTTCAATAGATGATTTTGGAGTGGGTGTAGCGTTGACAAATTTTATTGAAAGCCTGCAAAAGTCGACGCCGGTGACCATTGAATTTGAAGATTTGACTTTGCAAGAAGGTTCCAATATTACCAACCATCAAGCGATTAATCTTTTTCGAATGAGTCAAGAGCTCATCAATAATACTTTAAAGCACGGGAAGGCGCAAAATATTCGAATTACACTGTCAGAATTTGAAGAATTTATTTCGCTATTTTATTATGATGACGGAATTGGTTTTGATGCAGCGACAGTAAAATTAGGATTAGGAATTAGTAACATTAAAGAACGAGTTGAAATTTGCAATGGTAGCATTATAATTGATGCTAAGCCAGGAAATACAACTTTTGAAATTGAATTACCCATAGAATTATGAATGAAATAAAAGTGATAATAGCTGATGATCATGAGCTTTTTCGAAAAGGACTTGAAGAGTTGCTTAAAAAACATGATGATATAAAAATAGTCAGTACTGTTGCAGATGGAGCAGAGTTTTTGACATTAGTAAAAAGTAGTTTTGACGCAGATATTGTTTTGCTAGACATTACTATGCCAAATACGGATGGTTTTCAGGTTTTAAAAGAATTACAAGCGTTGGGATCAGACATCAAACCTATTGTAATTTCGATGCATAACGATGGAAATTACATAGCCAAATGTGCAAAGATGGGTGCTTTTGGTTACCTACTAAAAAACACTGACGAATCAGAATTAATTTTGGCGATACGCATGGTGTATAAAGGTAAAAAATATTTTAGCGCCGAGATTTCCGAGAAAATGATCAATTTTATGGCAACGCAAAGCATCAGTGAAAATGTATTGTCCAACAAAGAAACAGAAGTTTTAGGGTTGATTTCTACAGGATTAACAACCAAAGAAATTGCCGCCAAACTGTTTGTGAGTTCGCGTACGATAGAGACCCATCGTGCTAGTATTTTAAAAAAATTAGAAGTAAAAAACACCGCC encodes the following:
- a CDS encoding chlorite dismutase family protein — protein: MNNIIFDFIGGKTGDWKVLKTTTLAGDSLPKVTHIDKIQSSLLNRFEGLWSLKGTISNLRYTQKEEKVQLEAKQPDLGRKKATYAALIPIKKSEAWWSLAQDERRDVMEKQSKHMHHGMKYLPAIARQLFHSRDINEPFDFLTWFEFAPEDEPAFNELLGIMRKSEEWKYVEREIDIRMVRV
- the lgt gene encoding prolipoprotein diacylglyceryl transferase, which encodes MTSLYVNWDINSEIVNIYGFPLKYYGLLFATGLVLCMFILKGIFKDENLDKDAHESLFLYGIVGIFVGARLGHCLFYDFDYFSQHLIEIVLPIQKNSSGTYHFIGYAGLASHGGTVGLIFSLYLYSKKFKIKYLTILDLIAIVAPLGATFIRLANLMNSEMIGNPTTMPWAFVFKQIDSIPRHPTQLYEAVTYFIIFIVVFSIYKSDKFQMGNGFYFGLSVTLIFIMRILIEFLKINQSDFEEGMSLNMGQLLSIPFIIIGLFFVIRNLKKTT
- a CDS encoding sensor histidine kinase, whose product is MNIKTLILIIINSLIALVIALLAISSYNEFSTVLNDRVLLQLNSIKTLKKNQIEHLLQSEWERFESTKSSYKTDEAKLLKLPDSIKNRNGIHDFTAYNPTKTTTLGFVSSSENGTVVKILDYNKIKTILLERTGMGNSGESYLVGQDFRLRSQSRFYPNKTPYGIRAKTKGVVKAFRDVNGRGIFEDYRGVEVYSVYSLIKISDLKLVILSEIDVDEVTMPLDKLKERLVGLTLVIFLLAVMLSLFLTRFITNPIKNMQKSLKIMAEGDYNQTNEFIKNSKEIKEMFDALANLKASLQGAVQFSDAIGKMNLNTNYTPKSSNDLLGKSLVAMRDKLIEFRNNEENTRILSKRMLVNGMENERRRLSRELHDGVGPYLTSLKHYIENRVVDESKKTEMKKIVDDTISEIRLMSNALMPASIDDFGVGVALTNFIESLQKSTPVTIEFEDLTLQEGSNITNHQAINLFRMSQELINNTLKHGKAQNIRITLSEFEEFISLFYYDDGIGFDAATVKLGLGISNIKERVEICNGSIIIDAKPGNTTFEIELPIEL
- a CDS encoding response regulator, giving the protein MNEIKVIIADDHELFRKGLEELLKKHDDIKIVSTVADGAEFLTLVKSSFDADIVLLDITMPNTDGFQVLKELQALGSDIKPIVISMHNDGNYIAKCAKMGAFGYLLKNTDESELILAIRMVYKGKKYFSAEISEKMINFMATQSISENVLSNKETEVLGLISTGLTTKEIAAKLFVSSRTIETHRASILKKLEVKNTAELIKKATEMNLL
- a CDS encoding DUF2254 domain-containing protein; its protein translation is MNQIILKYYRVFSHKLWFKPLLFCLFSVAAALFARLADGFGFSELVPDIKADSIEGLLDTIANTMLVISIFAVGSMVSAFTSASNNATPRSFKIIVTDDVSLNALAVFIGAFIFSIVATIALNNGYYGKTGRFVLFVVTILFFTVVILTFLHWVDKISRLGRLENTISQVENVATQSLEAYIQHPTLKAMPIIGEFPNGQSILAQDIGYVQKIDLDALQKIAVEHELKIRINCLPGAFVNKHSTIAWIQSSQNPLSAPITQKIAETLQIGSTRLYNHDPRFGLIALSEIASRALSPGINDPGTAIQIVGCHERLFFLWNKSNKNSHIEKTVYDRIEVPKIAMDDFFEDAFRPIARDGAGTIELMLRLQKTFTALHTINQTDIKEAAMRNSAEALQRAQIALDFEKDIETLKQHCLFNE